In Triticum urartu cultivar G1812 chromosome 6, Tu2.1, whole genome shotgun sequence, the following proteins share a genomic window:
- the LOC125515019 gene encoding uncharacterized protein LOC125515019 isoform X1 produces MTLRDGAMDLWAMAAELERQFAGYKQRLASSGRISSLVDDADDAHVLVLAAAPDDDAGAAGGVVGNGLFEEEEEEDAAVGGVRGRMYEAYTRRRDERLRSVWRARMERKEAEVMALWAQLGRGGGGPATADDDNGAAGEQEAEDGGERRRSSDVAAPGMVSGKKHPRTRRSFSSANLVKSSRPDVGIRRAVSQEPPEPTAGTDDGAGRKHGQRARPVTGAAPKRKALSGSKGASVKEHGSLRKAGPKPKPKPPRSFPRPSSSGGMEVVREAAPMSEQGAAPDDGEAQKASSPRPFLASGNGTGTENARAALPASDGGEVVDGAAPAVDCGEPEAKNGEITGDLERRDAEEIVVRSPEGKLGNGEITSDSETEPSYIFIKKKAVVEEEEATRFSDALAGPGSEEPHIQVRNGTDEAPRAANAEEAPARGSSDSVSSMSGRVSAPSSPPSCSSRAQSIERLLGEDAALLRKRREDQSNTGGRSVPAVSTPGSAGRRAYGAAPTTSPRGTAMGFKKRFLSFGKKNRGSREGATTVIVDCSSPTMDDDGGASERWRTAADSIRPRVLGSSSDATSDDTDQYAASPQACSLQSLVAAASPAKSELSEIVPPEKSPKAHRSFFSLRSFNCGRS; encoded by the exons ATGACGCTGCGCGACGGCGCCATGGACCTGTGGGCGATGGCCGCGGAGCTGGAGCGGCAGTTCGCCGGCTACAAGCAGCGCCTGGCCTCCTCCGGGAGGATCAGCAGCCTCgtcgacgacgccgacgacgccCACGTCCTcgtcctcgccgccgcccccgacGACGACGCTGGCGCCGCCGGTGGTGTCGTGGGCAACGGCCTcttcgaggaggaggaggaggaggacgcggcGGTCGGAGGCGTGCGGGGGAGGATGTACGAGGCGTACACGCGGCGGCGGGACGAGCGGCTGCGGTCCGTGTGGCGCGCGCGCATGGAGCGCAAGGAGGCCGAGGTCATGGCGCTCTGGGCGCAGCTCGGACGCGGCGGCGGTGGCCCGGCCACCGCGGACGACGACAACGGCGCGGCCGGAGAG CAGGAAGCCGAGGACGGCGGCGAGAGGAGAAGGAGCTCCGACGTGGCTGCTCCGGGCATGGTCTCCGGCAAGAAGCACCCGCGTACCAGGAGGAGCTTCTCGTCGGCCAACCTGGTCAAAAGCAGCCGCCCTGACGTCGGGATACGGCGTGCGGTCTCGCAGGAACCACCCGAGCCAACGGCAGGCACCGACGACGGCGCCGGCAGGAAGCATGGCCAGCGAGCCCGGCCAGTGACCGGCGCCGCGCCGAAGCGCAAGGCCTTGTCGGGGAGCAAGGGCGCCTCGGTGAAGGAGCACGGCTCACTCAGGAAGGCTGGCCCGAAGCCGAAGCCGAAGCCGCCGCGCAGCTTCCCCCGGCCATCCAGCTCCGGCGGCATGGAGGTTGTCAGGGAGGCAGCGCCGATGAGCGAGCAGGGTGCTGCTCCCGACGATGGTGAAGCACAGAAGGCTTCTTCCCCAAGACCGTTCTTGGCGAGTGGCAATGGCACTGGCACCGAGAACGCGCGAGCCGCCTTGCCGGCGTCAGATGGTGGCGAGGTAGTGGACGGTGCAGCTCCAGCAGTAGATTGTGGCGAACCTGAAGCGAAGAATGGAGAGATCACCGGCGACCTGGAGAGACGCGATGCCGAGGAGATCGTGGTGCGGTCGCCGGAGGGGAAGCTCGGGAACGGAGAGATCACGAGCGACTCGGAGACCGAGCCGAGCTACATCTTCATCAAGAAGAAGGCCgtcgtcgaggaggaggaagccacgaggttcTCTGACGCATTGGCTGGACCAGGATCTGAAGAACCACATATCCAGGTCAGGAATGGCACAGACGAGGCGCCGAGGGCGGCGAATGCCGAAGAAGCGCCGGCGAGGGGAAGCTCCGACTCGGTGTCCTCCATGTCAGGCCGGGTCTCCGCTCCCAGCAGCCCGCCCTCCTGCAGCTCCCGGGCCCAGTCCATCGAGAGGCTGCTCGGGGAGGACGCCGCGCTGCTGCGGAAGAGGCGAGAGGACCAGAGCAACACCGGAGGGAGGAGCGTCCCGGCGGTGTCGACGCCGGGCAGCGCGGGGAGAAGGGCCTACGGCGCGGCGCCGACGACGTCCCCGAGAGGGACGGCGATGGGGTTCAAGAAGAGGTTCCTGAGCTTCGGCAAGAAGAACAGAGGCAGCAGGGAGGGCGCTACCACGGTCATCGTCGACTGCAGCTCTCCGACGATggacgacgacggcggcgcgAGCGAGCGGTGGCGGACCGCCGCCGACTCGATCAGGCCCAGGGTGCTGGGATCCTCCTCGGACGCTACCTCCGACGACACGGATCAATATGCCGCCTCGCCACAGG CCTGCTCTCTGCAGAGCCTCGTGGCTGCTGCTTCTCCTGCAAAGTCTGAGCTGAGTGAGATAGTTCCACCAGAGAAATCACCAAAAG CTCACCGTTCGTTCTTCTCGCTCCGGTCCTTCAACTGTGGCAGGAGCTAG
- the LOC125515019 gene encoding uncharacterized protein LOC125515019 isoform X2, translating into MTLRDGAMDLWAMAAELERQFAGYKQRLASSGRISSLVDDADDAHVLVLAAAPDDDAGAAGGVVGNGLFEEEEEEDAAVGGVRGRMYEAYTRRRDERLRSVWRARMERKEAEVMALWAQLGRGGGGPATADDDNGAAGEEAEDGGERRRSSDVAAPGMVSGKKHPRTRRSFSSANLVKSSRPDVGIRRAVSQEPPEPTAGTDDGAGRKHGQRARPVTGAAPKRKALSGSKGASVKEHGSLRKAGPKPKPKPPRSFPRPSSSGGMEVVREAAPMSEQGAAPDDGEAQKASSPRPFLASGNGTGTENARAALPASDGGEVVDGAAPAVDCGEPEAKNGEITGDLERRDAEEIVVRSPEGKLGNGEITSDSETEPSYIFIKKKAVVEEEEATRFSDALAGPGSEEPHIQVRNGTDEAPRAANAEEAPARGSSDSVSSMSGRVSAPSSPPSCSSRAQSIERLLGEDAALLRKRREDQSNTGGRSVPAVSTPGSAGRRAYGAAPTTSPRGTAMGFKKRFLSFGKKNRGSREGATTVIVDCSSPTMDDDGGASERWRTAADSIRPRVLGSSSDATSDDTDQYAASPQACSLQSLVAAASPAKSELSEIVPPEKSPKAHRSFFSLRSFNCGRS; encoded by the exons ATGACGCTGCGCGACGGCGCCATGGACCTGTGGGCGATGGCCGCGGAGCTGGAGCGGCAGTTCGCCGGCTACAAGCAGCGCCTGGCCTCCTCCGGGAGGATCAGCAGCCTCgtcgacgacgccgacgacgccCACGTCCTcgtcctcgccgccgcccccgacGACGACGCTGGCGCCGCCGGTGGTGTCGTGGGCAACGGCCTcttcgaggaggaggaggaggaggacgcggcGGTCGGAGGCGTGCGGGGGAGGATGTACGAGGCGTACACGCGGCGGCGGGACGAGCGGCTGCGGTCCGTGTGGCGCGCGCGCATGGAGCGCAAGGAGGCCGAGGTCATGGCGCTCTGGGCGCAGCTCGGACGCGGCGGCGGTGGCCCGGCCACCGCGGACGACGACAACGGCGCGGCCGGAGAG GAAGCCGAGGACGGCGGCGAGAGGAGAAGGAGCTCCGACGTGGCTGCTCCGGGCATGGTCTCCGGCAAGAAGCACCCGCGTACCAGGAGGAGCTTCTCGTCGGCCAACCTGGTCAAAAGCAGCCGCCCTGACGTCGGGATACGGCGTGCGGTCTCGCAGGAACCACCCGAGCCAACGGCAGGCACCGACGACGGCGCCGGCAGGAAGCATGGCCAGCGAGCCCGGCCAGTGACCGGCGCCGCGCCGAAGCGCAAGGCCTTGTCGGGGAGCAAGGGCGCCTCGGTGAAGGAGCACGGCTCACTCAGGAAGGCTGGCCCGAAGCCGAAGCCGAAGCCGCCGCGCAGCTTCCCCCGGCCATCCAGCTCCGGCGGCATGGAGGTTGTCAGGGAGGCAGCGCCGATGAGCGAGCAGGGTGCTGCTCCCGACGATGGTGAAGCACAGAAGGCTTCTTCCCCAAGACCGTTCTTGGCGAGTGGCAATGGCACTGGCACCGAGAACGCGCGAGCCGCCTTGCCGGCGTCAGATGGTGGCGAGGTAGTGGACGGTGCAGCTCCAGCAGTAGATTGTGGCGAACCTGAAGCGAAGAATGGAGAGATCACCGGCGACCTGGAGAGACGCGATGCCGAGGAGATCGTGGTGCGGTCGCCGGAGGGGAAGCTCGGGAACGGAGAGATCACGAGCGACTCGGAGACCGAGCCGAGCTACATCTTCATCAAGAAGAAGGCCgtcgtcgaggaggaggaagccacgaggttcTCTGACGCATTGGCTGGACCAGGATCTGAAGAACCACATATCCAGGTCAGGAATGGCACAGACGAGGCGCCGAGGGCGGCGAATGCCGAAGAAGCGCCGGCGAGGGGAAGCTCCGACTCGGTGTCCTCCATGTCAGGCCGGGTCTCCGCTCCCAGCAGCCCGCCCTCCTGCAGCTCCCGGGCCCAGTCCATCGAGAGGCTGCTCGGGGAGGACGCCGCGCTGCTGCGGAAGAGGCGAGAGGACCAGAGCAACACCGGAGGGAGGAGCGTCCCGGCGGTGTCGACGCCGGGCAGCGCGGGGAGAAGGGCCTACGGCGCGGCGCCGACGACGTCCCCGAGAGGGACGGCGATGGGGTTCAAGAAGAGGTTCCTGAGCTTCGGCAAGAAGAACAGAGGCAGCAGGGAGGGCGCTACCACGGTCATCGTCGACTGCAGCTCTCCGACGATggacgacgacggcggcgcgAGCGAGCGGTGGCGGACCGCCGCCGACTCGATCAGGCCCAGGGTGCTGGGATCCTCCTCGGACGCTACCTCCGACGACACGGATCAATATGCCGCCTCGCCACAGG CCTGCTCTCTGCAGAGCCTCGTGGCTGCTGCTTCTCCTGCAAAGTCTGAGCTGAGTGAGATAGTTCCACCAGAGAAATCACCAAAAG CTCACCGTTCGTTCTTCTCGCTCCGGTCCTTCAACTGTGGCAGGAGCTAG